One segment of Candidatus Thermoplasmatota archaeon DNA contains the following:
- a CDS encoding Ig-like domain-containing protein yields MSLLRVAAVLSLACMLMTAIPAQESVPADPPGTRADGDRTVTLELLTATWCAGCPYADAVADRLLRVIGPERLSVIQYHVTMTDPMRINESDARRHTYGDPGLPSLFLDGEFKSDEATSYEETFDRYLTFVQESLQVDTPVSMGLTYDLGGGSVTLNTSMDSSESLVGQNLFLRVVLFENILEDGGKIYNYTARAYNETSVDLVSSPTIESVTFALDGSWVVENMGAAAFLQVDSDGGIYQSVNVMFGDPPVVTITSPSGGSVSGDLTVEGSCTGGRTLSEVFLKTDDGLWVEVEGTTTWQHDIDTTTLSDGSHTIYAKVYDVAGTYSQTDVLSITVENEEPVPGFETALLLVAFLSVAVILGGIRRLKK; encoded by the coding sequence TTGAGTCTCCTGAGAGTAGCTGCGGTCCTGAGCCTTGCCTGCATGTTGATGACAGCCATTCCGGCGCAAGAGAGTGTGCCAGCGGACCCGCCAGGAACGCGTGCGGACGGCGATAGGACCGTCACGCTCGAGTTGCTCACGGCAACTTGGTGCGCAGGCTGCCCGTACGCCGATGCCGTTGCTGACAGACTGCTGAGAGTCATCGGTCCAGAACGACTGTCCGTCATTCAATATCACGTGACCATGACCGACCCGATGAGAATCAATGAATCGGATGCTCGCAGGCACACGTATGGAGATCCAGGACTCCCCTCTTTGTTCCTCGACGGCGAGTTCAAGAGCGATGAAGCGACATCCTACGAAGAGACCTTCGACAGGTATCTTACCTTTGTCCAGGAGAGCCTCCAGGTCGATACACCCGTGAGCATGGGACTCACATACGACCTGGGCGGCGGATCCGTAACGCTCAACACATCAATGGACAGTAGCGAATCGCTGGTAGGCCAGAATCTCTTTCTCAGGGTCGTCTTGTTCGAGAACATCCTGGAGGATGGCGGTAAGATATACAACTACACCGCAAGGGCATACAACGAGACTTCGGTGGATCTGGTGAGCTCTCCAACGATCGAGTCGGTGACCTTCGCATTGGACGGGTCGTGGGTCGTCGAGAACATGGGTGCCGCGGCTTTTCTTCAGGTGGATTCAGATGGCGGGATCTATCAGTCAGTCAATGTCATGTTCGGAGATCCGCCGGTAGTCACGATTACTAGTCCCTCGGGCGGTTCCGTTTCGGGCGACTTGACCGTTGAGGGGAGCTGCACTGGGGGCAGGACACTATCCGAGGTCTTCCTGAAGACCGATGACGGGCTCTGGGTCGAGGTAGAAGGAACAACGACATGGCAGCACGATATCGACACGACAACGCTCTCTGACGGTTCCCACACGATATACGCAAAGGTCTACGACGTTGCCGGAACCTACTCGCAGACAGACGTCTTGTCCATCACGGTGGAAAACGAGGAGCCCGTCCCTGGCTTCGAGACCGCACTTCTTCTCGTCGCGTTTCTGTCGGTTGCGGTCATCCTGGGCGGGATAAGAAGACTGAAGAAGTGA
- a CDS encoding DHH family phosphoesterase: MHYLARKLSEEMLKRNEVLIVSHIDADGIAAGSIASGSLTQAGIDHDILFVKSLDDDAAGRILERSPEFVWFTDIGAGSYNLISEIPGIITDHHVPSESFAGGDRGRLLPPIRGKGPNMLNPHMYGLDGSLDLSGAGVTYILAKEMNSENVRLSGLAIVGAVGDMQDQNHRRLIGSNRKILSDAEEHGSVRIDTDIRYFGRETRPVPRLLKYSTDPLLPGLNGNHSACVTFLEEIGIPVKAGDDWRCWSDLSSSEKQRLVSALVTLLLESGLGREHIERIVGECYTLVQEKEKSVLRDAKEFATLLNSCGRYDKAGIGMEICLGNREERLDEALNLLRTHRGYLVESLKVAADTGIIELDHLQYFHGGTRIKDTVIGITAGILMSSPEIDKSRPLFAFAHSDEGVKVSARATKTLVSRGLDLSVVMREAAETTGGAGGGHNVAAGATIPYNREEEFLELAQNIIMNQMRPE, translated from the coding sequence ATGCACTATCTCGCGAGGAAGCTGTCGGAAGAGATGCTGAAGAGGAATGAAGTCCTGATTGTCAGTCACATAGACGCCGACGGAATCGCCGCGGGCTCCATTGCCTCCGGTTCCCTCACGCAAGCTGGAATCGACCATGACATCCTGTTCGTGAAGAGCCTTGACGATGATGCGGCCGGGAGAATCCTCGAACGAAGTCCCGAGTTCGTGTGGTTCACAGATATCGGTGCCGGCAGTTACAACCTAATCTCCGAGATTCCTGGAATCATCACCGATCATCACGTTCCATCGGAATCGTTCGCGGGAGGAGACAGGGGTCGCCTTCTTCCTCCGATCCGGGGAAAGGGGCCCAACATGCTGAATCCGCACATGTACGGCCTGGATGGCTCTCTGGACTTGAGCGGAGCGGGAGTGACCTACATCCTCGCAAAGGAGATGAACAGTGAGAACGTACGCCTTTCCGGTCTCGCGATTGTGGGTGCAGTTGGAGATATGCAGGACCAGAACCACAGACGGCTCATCGGCTCGAACAGGAAGATACTCAGTGACGCTGAGGAACACGGCTCTGTGAGAATCGATACGGACATCCGTTACTTCGGGAGAGAGACTCGCCCCGTGCCCAGGCTCCTCAAGTACTCGACCGACCCATTGTTGCCCGGCCTCAATGGCAACCACAGCGCATGCGTCACGTTCCTAGAAGAGATCGGGATACCTGTCAAGGCAGGGGATGATTGGAGATGCTGGTCCGACCTGAGCTCCTCTGAGAAGCAGAGGCTTGTCTCTGCTCTCGTGACATTGCTGCTGGAATCGGGCCTGGGTCGTGAGCACATCGAGAGAATCGTGGGCGAGTGCTACACGCTCGTTCAGGAGAAGGAGAAGTCCGTCCTCCGCGACGCAAAGGAGTTCGCCACACTGTTGAATTCCTGCGGCAGATATGACAAGGCGGGAATCGGCATGGAGATATGTCTCGGGAACAGAGAGGAGAGGCTGGATGAGGCGCTCAATCTGCTCCGGACGCACAGGGGGTATCTTGTCGAGTCCCTCAAGGTGGCCGCCGACACGGGAATCATCGAGTTGGACCACCTCCAGTATTTTCATGGAGGAACAAGAATAAAAGACACTGTCATCGGAATCACAGCAGGGATCCTAATGTCCTCTCCCGAGATCGACAAGTCGCGTCCTCTCTTCGCCTTCGCGCATTCAGACGAGGGAGTGAAGGTCTCTGCCAGGGCGACGAAGACCCTTGTTTCGAGGGGTCTTGACCTTTCGGTTGTCATGAGGGAGGCTGCCGAAACTACGGGCGGGGCAGGAGGAGGCCATAATGTCGCCGCCGGTGCGACCATCCCGTACAACAGAGAGGAGGAGTTCCTCGAACTGGCGCAGAATATCATTATGAACCAAATGAGGCCGGAGTGA
- a CDS encoding tripartite tricarboxylate transporter permease: MEPVLLVLCVVFLSIVGTALGVITGLTPGIHVNLVAASFVALHAQLTALVSFLVGWAGPTSSDILILICCIIIANAVSHTFLDYIPSVFLGAPDADTALSVLPGHRMLLKGRGYEAVLLSAFGSLVALFFFLCLLFPARFLMGSPLHVYEKLSWSIPFILVTVVTMLIVSERTRMERCRPVLRCTSGGILDNEREFQRMQNLVGGETESPLSDQLWKAVVAKGTILRRKSQSVLLSTENGSVRVELELPCRLAEGDKAYIAAVVEPSPSYRQALVTKIWALGVFLASGLLGYVVLSSGLFGINWFPFPSLVIDKSSVGLFPLFTGLFGFSTLILSLARNTGVPEQCVEINEGELFRGHFSSGLKGALAGCFAGWFPGISNATATVIAKMLDDREKKGDSEKDFIVAVSAVNTSSCFFTLLALFVLLRARSGVMNAMIGALGDALVPWTEIELVPLAMTTLLLSGVIAACIGFILTKKIGRRFALACSNLDYRKLVYSIILLLIAMVFLLSGLLGLVIALLATCLGMIPPLVGVKRVHLMGCLILPLIILFVG, from the coding sequence GTGGAACCTGTCCTGCTTGTGCTGTGCGTTGTCTTCCTTTCGATAGTGGGCACCGCGCTCGGTGTGATCACGGGCTTGACGCCTGGTATTCATGTGAATCTCGTCGCGGCCTCCTTCGTGGCTCTGCACGCTCAGCTGACCGCACTCGTCTCCTTTCTCGTTGGCTGGGCCGGTCCAACCAGTTCAGACATCCTCATCCTCATATGTTGCATCATCATCGCCAACGCAGTCTCGCACACCTTCCTCGACTACATACCATCTGTGTTCCTTGGCGCGCCTGACGCGGACACCGCGCTCTCCGTGCTGCCGGGCCATAGAATGTTGCTGAAGGGCAGAGGATACGAGGCCGTCCTCCTCTCCGCATTCGGGAGCCTGGTTGCATTGTTCTTCTTCCTGTGCCTGTTGTTCCCCGCCAGATTCCTGATGGGGAGTCCACTTCACGTCTACGAGAAGCTCTCGTGGTCGATACCGTTCATACTCGTGACGGTCGTCACCATGCTCATTGTGAGTGAGCGGACGAGAATGGAAAGATGCAGGCCTGTGCTCCGCTGCACTTCCGGTGGCATCTTGGACAACGAGCGGGAGTTCCAGCGGATGCAGAATCTCGTGGGAGGCGAGACAGAGTCCCCTCTCTCGGATCAGTTGTGGAAGGCGGTAGTTGCCAAGGGAACGATTCTGAGGCGGAAGTCTCAATCCGTCCTGCTTTCGACTGAGAATGGATCGGTGAGAGTGGAGCTCGAGCTCCCCTGCAGACTCGCGGAGGGTGACAAGGCATACATTGCGGCGGTAGTCGAACCATCTCCTTCGTATCGACAGGCCCTTGTGACCAAGATCTGGGCACTCGGTGTGTTTCTGGCTTCCGGGTTGTTGGGATATGTCGTTCTCTCGAGCGGTCTCTTTGGAATCAACTGGTTCCCTTTCCCCTCCCTCGTTATTGACAAGAGCTCGGTCGGCCTCTTCCCCCTCTTCACAGGGCTGTTCGGTTTTTCCACACTGATTCTGAGCCTTGCGAGGAACACTGGAGTCCCCGAGCAATGCGTGGAAATCAATGAAGGAGAACTCTTCCGAGGTCATTTCTCCTCAGGTCTCAAGGGTGCACTAGCGGGATGCTTTGCGGGTTGGTTTCCCGGAATCAGCAACGCAACCGCGACAGTGATCGCAAAGATGCTGGACGATAGGGAGAAGAAAGGCGACTCGGAGAAGGATTTCATCGTCGCGGTATCGGCGGTGAACACATCCAGTTGCTTCTTCACACTTCTGGCGCTCTTTGTGCTGCTCAGGGCCAGGAGCGGTGTCATGAATGCAATGATAGGCGCGTTGGGTGACGCTCTCGTGCCGTGGACCGAGATCGAGCTAGTTCCTCTAGCAATGACAACTCTTCTCCTCTCTGGAGTCATCGCAGCGTGTATCGGCTTCATCCTCACGAAGAAGATTGGGCGGAGGTTCGCTCTTGCCTGCTCAAACTTAGATTATAGGAAGCTGGTCTACTCGATCATTCTCCTTCTCATCGCAATGGTCTTCCTATTGAGCGGGTTGCTCGGACTGGTAATCGCTCTCCTTGCAACGTGTCTTGGCATGATTCCGCCTCTGGTCGGGGTCAAAAGGGTCCACTTGATGGGTTGTCTGATCCTCCCCCTCATAATCCTGTTCGTGGGGTGA
- a CDS encoding nicotinamide-nucleotide adenylyltransferase, which translates to MRTDAWPLFIGRFQPFHRGHLAMVKLIREEHSGIRFGIGSSQYKDTKKNPFSFEERAVMIRSTMEKEGFENYEIVAIEDLHNDKLWVDRVADLVPDLQVVYSNDPLTIRLLQERGFDARAMPLVERDALSGTEVRRRMLEDGDWEALVPPAVRDVLVEMGGLERIRRTAGKTSDTDED; encoded by the coding sequence ATGAGGACTGACGCATGGCCACTCTTCATTGGCAGATTTCAACCCTTTCACAGAGGACACCTGGCCATGGTGAAACTGATACGAGAAGAACACAGCGGCATCAGGTTCGGAATAGGGAGTTCCCAGTACAAGGATACTAAGAAGAACCCCTTCTCGTTTGAGGAGAGGGCCGTGATGATAAGGTCAACGATGGAGAAGGAGGGGTTCGAGAATTATGAGATCGTGGCAATCGAGGACTTGCACAACGACAAACTGTGGGTCGACCGAGTTGCGGACCTCGTCCCTGACCTGCAGGTTGTCTACTCGAATGACCCATTGACAATCAGACTCCTCCAGGAAAGGGGCTTTGACGCGAGGGCTATGCCTCTGGTGGAGAGGGACGCGCTCTCAGGGACCGAAGTCAGAAGGCGCATGCTGGAGGACGGAGACTGGGAGGCACTGGTTCCTCCCGCTGTCCGAGACGTCCTCGTCGAGATGGGCGGACTTGAAAGAATCCGAAGAACAGCCGGCAAGACCTCAGATACAGACGAGGACTAG
- the lonB gene encoding ATP-dependent protease LonB — protein sequence MVGQDIESTAEIEIPSSLVEQVIGQDESVVVIKKAAEQKRHVMLIGDPGTGKSMLANSMVELLSKEELQDILVYHNPDDPNEPRIRVVPAGKGKEIVGAQKAEAMQRREQKASLMMTIMFIIVGLAVMLSIRYDSASGAISFDPTPLMIGILIAVIVFMFSRYTGRKQEAMMIPKLLVSHDPDDLPPFIDATGSHAGALLGDVKHDPFQSGGLETPSHDRVDAGAIHRAHKGVLFLDEINMLRLESQQSLLTALQEKKFSIVGQSERSSGAMVKTEAVPCDFILVAAGNLDAVSGMHPALRSRIRGYGYEVYMKNIMSDTHSNRVKLIRFVAQEVAKDKKIPHFDKGAVTEILREARRRSGRKGRLTLRLRELGGLIRVAGDIATEDKAPLVTADHVYRGKKIARSLEQQIADRIIEDRKMYATSMVEGEAVGVVNGLAVLHGASGMVEFSGILLPIVAEVTPAQTKDGGKIIATGKLGEIARESVQNVSALIKKFTGQDISNHDIHVQFVGSSEGTEGDSASISVATAVISALEDVEVDQSVGMTGSLSVRGQVLPVGAVTAKIEAAAEMGLKKVIIPKSNMKDVLLEDKYIGEIEVIPVETLKDVLVHALVGKRKEGLLEKLAALVSKPTTPADRAIPQ from the coding sequence ATGGTGGGTCAGGACATCGAGTCCACTGCGGAAATAGAGATACCTTCAAGCCTCGTGGAACAGGTGATAGGTCAGGACGAGTCCGTTGTGGTCATCAAGAAGGCCGCAGAGCAGAAAAGGCATGTGATGCTCATAGGCGATCCAGGGACTGGAAAGTCGATGCTCGCCAACTCCATGGTGGAGCTGCTCTCCAAGGAAGAGCTCCAGGACATTCTCGTCTATCACAACCCTGACGACCCAAATGAGCCTAGGATAAGGGTAGTGCCCGCTGGCAAGGGAAAGGAAATAGTGGGTGCCCAGAAAGCAGAGGCCATGCAGAGAAGGGAGCAAAAAGCCTCTCTAATGATGACCATCATGTTCATAATCGTGGGGCTGGCCGTAATGCTCTCCATAAGGTACGACAGCGCCAGCGGAGCGATTTCTTTCGACCCCACGCCACTGATGATCGGCATTCTGATAGCAGTCATAGTTTTCATGTTCTCAAGATATACTGGACGCAAGCAGGAGGCCATGATGATACCCAAACTGCTGGTGTCCCACGATCCTGATGATCTTCCGCCTTTCATCGATGCCACAGGATCTCATGCCGGCGCTCTCCTTGGAGATGTGAAGCACGATCCCTTCCAGTCGGGCGGTCTAGAGACACCGTCTCACGACAGAGTGGACGCGGGTGCAATCCACCGCGCCCACAAGGGCGTTCTCTTCCTCGATGAGATCAACATGCTGAGGTTGGAAAGCCAGCAGAGCCTGCTTACCGCCTTGCAGGAGAAGAAGTTCAGCATAGTCGGTCAGAGCGAGAGAAGCTCCGGAGCCATGGTGAAGACAGAAGCCGTTCCCTGCGATTTCATACTCGTGGCGGCTGGGAATCTGGATGCGGTCTCCGGCATGCATCCCGCCCTGAGGTCCAGAATAAGAGGCTACGGCTACGAGGTCTACATGAAGAACATCATGAGTGACACGCACAGCAACAGAGTGAAGCTCATCAGATTCGTAGCCCAGGAAGTGGCCAAGGACAAGAAGATCCCTCACTTCGATAAGGGCGCGGTCACCGAGATCCTCCGAGAGGCGAGAAGGCGGAGCGGGAGGAAGGGAAGGCTGACCTTGCGCTTGAGAGAGCTGGGCGGCCTCATCCGAGTCGCTGGGGACATCGCCACAGAGGATAAGGCTCCGCTCGTCACAGCTGATCACGTTTACAGGGGAAAGAAGATTGCCAGGTCGCTCGAGCAGCAGATCGCAGACAGGATAATAGAAGACAGGAAGATGTACGCCACATCCATGGTTGAGGGAGAGGCTGTCGGAGTTGTCAACGGTCTGGCGGTCCTGCACGGTGCAAGCGGCATGGTGGAATTCTCCGGCATCCTTCTTCCGATTGTGGCTGAGGTGACTCCAGCCCAGACGAAGGATGGCGGGAAGATAATCGCAACGGGGAAGCTGGGAGAGATAGCCAGAGAATCCGTGCAGAACGTGTCCGCCCTAATCAAGAAGTTCACGGGCCAGGACATAAGCAATCACGATATTCACGTTCAGTTCGTCGGAAGCAGCGAAGGAACAGAAGGGGATTCCGCTTCCATATCGGTTGCCACGGCTGTGATATCCGCACTTGAGGATGTAGAGGTCGACCAGAGCGTCGGAATGACGGGGTCGCTGAGCGTCAGAGGGCAGGTCCTTCCGGTTGGTGCCGTGACGGCCAAGATAGAGGCGGCTGCAGAGATGGGTCTCAAGAAGGTGATAATTCCCAAGTCCAATATGAAGGATGTCCTGCTGGAGGACAAGTACATAGGGGAGATCGAAGTGATTCCAGTCGAGACTCTCAAGGATGTTCTAGTGCACGCGCTCGTCGGAAAGAGGAAGGAGGGTCTTCTGGAGAAACTGGCCGCGTTGGTCTCGAAACCGACGACACCAGCCGATAGAGCCATTCCCCAATAG
- a CDS encoding GTP-binding protein produces the protein MKTKICLVGEAAVGKTSLIRRYVLDMFEDLYIATLGAKVTKKGLLLPKLDGGNDIKVNLMIWDIMGEKGFRELLKEAYFHGAQGILAVCDVTRKDTLLELKNWIDSVTKVTGEVPVRFVANKIDLKDEAQFGEDDVRELSEEIGSSYLMTSARTGDGVEQVFEEIARLIVKNIER, from the coding sequence ATGAAGACAAAGATCTGCCTTGTCGGAGAGGCGGCAGTGGGCAAGACCAGCCTGATTCGGAGGTATGTCCTTGACATGTTCGAGGATCTCTACATAGCTACGCTGGGAGCCAAGGTAACGAAGAAAGGCTTGCTGCTCCCGAAGCTCGATGGCGGCAACGACATTAAGGTCAACCTGATGATCTGGGATATCATGGGAGAGAAGGGGTTCCGAGAACTCCTCAAGGAAGCTTACTTCCATGGAGCCCAGGGTATACTGGCAGTCTGCGATGTCACCCGAAAGGACACGCTCTTGGAACTGAAGAACTGGATCGACTCGGTCACCAAGGTCACCGGCGAAGTCCCCGTAAGGTTCGTTGCCAACAAAATCGACTTGAAGGATGAGGCGCAGTTCGGAGAGGATGATGTGAGGGAGCTGAGCGAGGAAATAGGTTCATCTTACCTCATGACCAGTGCAAGGACGGGAGACGGGGTGGAGCAAGTTTTCGAGGAGATTGCGAGACTCATTGTGAAGAACATTGAGAGATAG
- a CDS encoding GTP-binding protein, which produces MMSDVRNIKMKVCLIGEYAVGKTSLIQRYVYNTFSDRYIQTIGAKITKKALLLQYPERRTNLDVDLTIWDIMGEKGFRELLKEAYFYGAQGMLAVCDMTREDSYYELPTWISAVEKVAGSVPVVFLGNKIDLAESKTVEEDDMKMMGESYDSSYLLTSAKTGRNVETAFMRIADKIAGKDVLA; this is translated from the coding sequence ATGATGAGTGACGTAAGAAACATCAAGATGAAGGTTTGTCTCATTGGAGAGTACGCCGTTGGTAAGACGAGTCTGATACAGAGATACGTCTACAACACTTTCAGTGACAGGTACATACAGACGATTGGTGCGAAAATCACAAAGAAGGCCCTTCTGCTCCAGTATCCTGAGCGGAGAACGAATCTTGATGTCGACCTAACGATCTGGGACATCATGGGAGAGAAGGGGTTCCGGGAGCTGCTCAAAGAGGCGTACTTCTACGGTGCCCAGGGGATGTTGGCTGTTTGCGACATGACCAGGGAGGACAGCTACTACGAACTCCCCACGTGGATTAGCGCTGTAGAAAAAGTGGCAGGATCCGTTCCTGTGGTCTTCTTGGGAAACAAGATAGATCTCGCGGAGTCCAAGACCGTAGAGGAAGATGACATGAAGATGATGGGGGAATCCTACGACTCATCTTACCTTCTGACAAGTGCGAAAACAGGAAGGAACGTGGAGACCGCGTTCATGAGAATTGCAGATAAAATCGCGGGAAAGGATGTCCTTGCGTAG
- a CDS encoding GTP-binding protein, whose product MFGSSDTMKVKICLVGEGAVGKTSLIRKYVLDEFDDRYISTLGAKITKKELMVESPDNGSEIRIDMTIWDIMGEKGFRELLKEAYFHGAQGVLAVCDVTRKNTLPDLESWISAIETVTGKLPIQFLANKADLKDQLTFTEGELREMSAKHKSPYIFTSAKTGENVDKAFFAIADAITKRRVA is encoded by the coding sequence ATGTTCGGAAGCAGCGACACCATGAAAGTGAAGATATGCTTGGTTGGTGAGGGTGCGGTCGGCAAGACCAGCCTCATCAGGAAATATGTGCTCGACGAGTTTGATGACAGGTACATATCCACTCTGGGAGCGAAGATAACGAAGAAGGAGCTGATGGTTGAATCCCCAGACAATGGCAGCGAGATCCGAATCGACATGACGATTTGGGACATCATGGGAGAGAAGGGCTTCCGCGAGCTGCTCAAAGAGGCGTATTTCCACGGTGCACAGGGGGTCCTCGCTGTCTGCGATGTAACAAGGAAGAACACCCTCCCCGACCTGGAGAGTTGGATAAGCGCAATCGAGACTGTCACCGGGAAGCTACCCATCCAGTTCCTGGCCAACAAGGCAGATCTGAAGGACCAGCTAACTTTCACTGAGGGTGAACTGCGAGAAATGAGCGCCAAGCATAAATCTCCCTACATTTTCACGAGCGCTAAGACGGGCGAGAATGTGGACAAAGCCTTCTTCGCAATCGCCGACGCAATCACGAAGAGAAGGGTCGCCTAG
- a CDS encoding GTP-binding protein has product MKKKMKMKICMVGEGAVGKTSLIRRFVLDEFDDKYLQTLGTKVSKKEIAVDVKEKDVELQIDMTIWDIMGQKGFRELLKEAYFYGAKGVIAVCDMTRKDTLSELDDWIEGVYSVTGKVPIEFLANKIDLKDDRALAENDLEQASRAYDSRFYYTSAKTGENVELAFKELAEKIARQKMGELED; this is encoded by the coding sequence TTGAAAAAGAAGATGAAGATGAAGATATGCATGGTCGGCGAAGGTGCAGTGGGAAAGACCAGTCTGATTCGAAGGTTCGTTCTCGATGAGTTCGACGACAAGTATCTCCAGACCCTGGGAACCAAGGTATCCAAGAAGGAAATCGCTGTGGATGTCAAGGAAAAGGATGTGGAGCTTCAAATCGACATGACCATATGGGACATAATGGGTCAGAAGGGATTCCGAGAGCTTCTGAAGGAGGCCTATTTCTACGGAGCCAAAGGCGTAATCGCGGTCTGCGATATGACACGCAAGGACACGCTTTCCGAGCTGGACGATTGGATTGAGGGGGTCTACAGCGTGACCGGGAAGGTTCCCATAGAGTTCCTCGCGAACAAGATTGACCTGAAGGATGACAGAGCGCTCGCCGAGAATGATCTGGAGCAAGCGAGCCGAGCGTACGACTCGAGATTCTACTACACGAGCGCCAAGACTGGAGAGAACGTGGAGTTGGCGTTCAAGGAGCTGGCGGAGAAGATCGCTCGCCAGAAAATGGGAGAGCTCGAGGACTAG
- the argF gene encoding ornithine carbamoyltransferase, with protein MQKDYLSVLDARDEFAELVQSALDLKKRDGSGENDEPLKGRTLAMIFEKSSTRTRVSFEVAMNQLGGRSLFLNPQDTQLGRGETISDTARTLSRYVDCIAYRAFDHEMVLDLARNSSIPVINALDDLEHPCQALADVVTIAERRTPRGLKLAYVGDGNNVCNSLLLACSITGIDISAACPEGHEPDQGIVEDARRLASRAGSRCDVLRDPREAVHEANVIYTDVWVSMGDTDGEKRLEAFSEYQVNSDLVALASPDCLIMHCLPAHRGQEITGEVIDGPQSIVFDQAENRLHAQKALLLALLR; from the coding sequence ATGCAGAAGGATTACCTTTCGGTGCTCGATGCGAGAGATGAATTTGCGGAACTGGTCCAGTCGGCGCTTGACCTGAAGAAGCGAGATGGATCGGGTGAGAATGACGAGCCTCTTAAGGGCAGGACACTGGCAATGATATTCGAGAAAAGCAGCACCAGGACGCGCGTCTCTTTTGAGGTCGCGATGAACCAGCTTGGCGGGAGGTCGCTGTTCCTCAATCCGCAGGACACCCAGCTCGGAAGGGGCGAGACGATCTCGGACACGGCGAGAACACTGAGCAGGTACGTTGACTGCATCGCCTACAGGGCCTTCGACCACGAGATGGTGCTTGATCTAGCGAGGAATTCCTCCATCCCGGTGATCAACGCACTCGATGATCTCGAACACCCTTGTCAGGCCCTAGCGGATGTCGTGACGATTGCCGAGAGGAGGACGCCCAGGGGATTGAAGCTGGCCTACGTCGGTGACGGGAACAACGTCTGCAACTCCCTTCTGCTCGCATGTTCAATCACCGGCATCGACATCTCGGCTGCCTGTCCTGAGGGGCACGAGCCGGATCAGGGCATCGTCGAAGACGCTCGGAGGCTGGCCTCGCGAGCGGGGTCCAGGTGCGACGTCTTGAGGGACCCGAGAGAAGCCGTCCACGAGGCCAACGTGATCTATACGGATGTATGGGTCTCCATGGGAGACACAGATGGCGAGAAGAGGCTCGAAGCCTTCAGTGAATACCAAGTGAACTCGGATCTTGTCGCGCTGGCCTCCCCCGACTGCCTAATAATGCACTGCCTTCCCGCGCACCGGGGACAGGAAATCACCGGTGAAGTGATTGACGGCCCCCAGTCAATCGTGTTCGACCAGGCTGAGAACCGCCTCCACGCGCAGAAGGCCTTGCTCCTCGCTTTGCTCAGATGA